cagttcacaGGAATAACTAAGCTCAGGGAATAAGCCAGTGAGGAgaaaaaactacttaaaaaaaactCCAGTTTATGCAAAGCAATCAGAACACTTTTCAGTTTTAAATCCCCCCCAAATCATATTATTTCAACTCAAACGCAATTGAGTTGGCAGTCAATAAACAATAGAATGTGCATTACCCTTTTGAACTATGGCAAGCCCTCGGTTTGAACTGCCATCCAAGCGCTATTAAAGTTTTTTGAGCCCTTTCTAATTTGTTGTTCTCAGGGATATGCTGGTTATGAATGCGTCACTGGCAATGACGCTAGAGAGAAGCGAAGCTTAGTCTTCCTGCTAATTCGCCGAAGAGCCACGTAATGGGAATAATGTTTTTCAAACACTCCACCAGGCTCCCTGGGCACGGCCTGTGCAAACAATGCAACATCTATTAATTGGATGgatttggtggtggtggcggggtGAGGAGGGTGATGGGGGTATATATCCAGTATCTTCcagatggtaaaaaaaaatcatgtcaGGACTGACGGCAAGAGATGATGTCTTTTGTAGAAAAGGGAGATTATCCTCTTGAGTTCTCGGAGCAGGAATGAAACACAATGTgcaacacaagcacatgcatggATCAAATATTGCCAAGACTGAGCTGGATGTCTGTGGGACTACAGCCAGCATAGCAAAAGCAACTAACTGGATTTCTTTGCATTAACGTGGACTATTGAAACGTATAGTGTTAAACATATAGTTCAAcacttgttttaaaatgttatatGTGGTTAGGAATGTGCATATCAATCAGAAAGGCAGACCCTGAATCCCTGTTGTTTAAAAAGACTCCTTTCTTTTCTCAGATTAAATGTCTTCTAGAAgacaggagaaggagaagacagGACCTGAATTGATTTGATTGTTTGACAAtagcaaaatgtgtgtgtcagccacTGAAGATGAAACCATTGGCTGGAACTTCAGGTCGAGGTACTGTGACAGACTGCAACGAAGAATTTGATTCTTTTCTCCAAAATGTTACCATGGTAACTTCTAGGCCCATTCTGCAGGCAAAGAGCAAGTGGAAAGCCTTTTCAGATATCAGAGAAATTGAGGAAGGGAATGATGTAACTTTAGATGGCAAAATCAAATTTGACAATCACACAAATAGTTGTTTTCATCcaatatgaaaaaataaacatttatgatCTGAGTTCACTTTGCCATGAGTGAATCAGGACACCAATAAATGACAAAAATCAGTGGAGCAACTGAACCCCATCTCCCTAGTCATAAGGCCAGTGGTTATGGAGGGACTGAAAAGATGACCAAGACCTTTACATTTCAAAAGTACCATTTCACATTTCCTTCGTATTTAGCAAAATATTTTAGTTGGCAGCTGACAAGGTTGATTTTTTAAAGTCTGAAGAAAACCAAAGATATCCAGAGTTTGGTTATTCTATCTCCGTCAGGGATAAGGACACATTCATAAGGCCACTCAGTCGcaacagagacagaaaaaaaaaacagtaactaAGCAACCGACAGCAGGATGGTATCAGAGGTTGCCAACAAATATAGAAGTCCCTCTATAATCTCCTTTGTACCTAACCCATGGAAAACGTTCTAGACAATGCAGAGATCAGAATTAATCAATCAAAGGATTATCTGGACTCTTCAATCTCTATATGGTCTAATATGCTTGATCAGACATACACAGGGAGTATTACAGGGTATTCAAGGTGATTGATTCATAGCTTTCTGCATAACTTTGTTGTATTCATGTTTGGATAAAAATGAATATTTGCTTTTCATTTGTGCAAATAATTTCATAACACAATTGTTTACTCTTTCTTTTATCTACTTTGAATGACATGATGTGAAGTGTTTAGAAATTATATTTGACCTTATCTATAAGATTTGACTGTCTGGGACATATTGCCCTACATGTTATGTCAACAAGCTATTGTCAGTATGTCATTGAATGCTAGTAACCAAGCAGACAGTGATTCTCAGCACATCTCACAAGTCCTCTATAAAGAGAACATAAAGAAGTATTaaaatgacacacactgacTTCAAAATGTGAAGTCAAGCAAACAGAATTATTAGCAAAATAATTATATTCTAAATAAGTGCAACAAATTAAAATATCATGGAAAAGGATATCTCTCCTTTTTTGTCAATTTTGGTTTGACAATCTAAACAGTCTCAGTGAACTGTTTTTattgctttttgtttttgttatgtgGTTTGGAAGGAGAAATCATTCAAAAATGTTAAAAGTAGGCTTAGTATGACTAACATATTATGACTATTTTTTTATGTGCCTCAGATCTTTGCAACATATTTGAGCTCTTCTTTTGACTATGTTTCTATCCTGTATGGAACAACATATTGAGCATTACCATAGCATATACTATTACTAGAAAGCATACTTTATAGAGCATTGCCTGTGTTCACAGAGGTCTGTCAATCTAGCAGACACATTTGTCCAAAGCATGATGATAGGCATAAGTTAGCCATATATAGGCCATTTTATGTTTGTCAGAATGCCATCTCAGGCAATCAAGGCTATGACCTTGAGATTTAGACCATGAGTGGAGATATCGGAGATACAAGGGCATGGACTGTATGCCCTCATAACCCTGATACCAGGTTCTTTTCAATTTTCTTTTCAGGTGACACTAAGGAGCGTCTCCATGGAACACAGGGGCTTATGGCATAAATGAAACCTTATCAAACAGAAACCTTTTCAAACTTTTTCACTCGGTGTCAGAGAGTTCACCTCCCAAGTGAACACTAAAGGCTTGTTTCCTCCTCTACTTTTTTTGGAAGCCAGACTGGTTTTGGAGCTTACGACTATGTCTTGTATTCAGTGTTGCGACTGGAGATGGGGAGGCGGGTGTGTGAAAATAGCATCTAGAAAGACTCTTTTGTGTGCAGAAAATTGAAGGTAATCAGTGCAACTGAAAGGAGAAGTGATGCTAAATAGGCAACAGGGGGCAATCAGAGCCGAGCTGAGCCCACCGGCAGATTGGCAAATGATGGATACAAATGACTCAAGCCAGAACAACCCAAATTTCCTTCCTCATCATCACACTGCGAAAGACGACAAGCAAGGATGTGTGCATGatgtttcctctttttttttttactttaacttGGCAATAGACTAGAGGAGTCACCTCAACAGTCCCCAGGTAGCCTACTGTGCAGCTGCAACAGACTGTACTTTAAAGCTGAGCAACAAGAGTTGGGCTAAAACTAGCGGATGTGAAGCAAGCATCAGATTTATGTTTTAATCCCGTATGGCACGAGTCACGTTCGATGTGCTTAAGTCTGAGCACAGTGGATTGTGACATGCACAGAAGGTGCAGCAGTTTTAACAATACTTGACAAATAATTAAACAAGGGGCACTGAAATGAAAAGAGTAATATTTTGGGCCGGGGCAGAAACAATTGAGAGAATCTTGCTTATCTTTTGGGTTAAAATGTttatcatcatctctctctctcacccacacacacacacacacacacacttgtatgaCTCTTGAATTGTAATGTTAACAATGTCCCAATGGCGTGTGTAGGAGCAGGATTTGAAAGTTATCCATTTAAAAGGAAAAATGTTTGTATTGACATGAAGGGCTGGACAGAACACACCGAGTCACACACAAAAGTGTGTAAACGGTGCGCTATTCCTCTCTATCCCTGTTTAAACGGAGTTAAATGCGCTCGTTAAGAGCTTGTACCATACGGCACCAATTACCAAAATGTCTATCTTGTAATGTAAAAGAGGACCTATTTCTTTACTTTATAAACATAGTTTCTCACAGAACACCATTTaaattacaagtttgtttatttacaaaatatATTCAATAAAAAGGATGTATCATTTACAAAACATACTCGATAAAAAAGGgcaatgcacacgcacatgcacaccagTATTAAGACATCAGTATCGATTTTCTGGTGACGCACCTTTTAAAAACCGAACTTCACAACAATACTGGGGTGTATGTCAATGAGCATTACGCAGTCAGGAGAATCCCCTTAACCATTCACACAGTACGAAGCAGAACAGGGAGATAAGGGCATAACAAATGCAGCAACAATATAATTCGAATATACAAATATGCGATTGATAACTAACAAGTAAACAACATAATTGATTGAATACCTAACGATGTTCATATGCCCAAGTTTAAAATAAACTAACGAGTTATAGGACACAACTTCTTGTCTTGTAATAAAATACACTTTTCCGCCTTCACAAACAATTTCATTGGTTTGAGTCCTATCATGAGAAAGGGAACAACACTAGTGGGATTGCAGTCTGTCAATGATGGCTCAATTTTCTAAACGTGGGTGAAACAGAAAGTTTAAATTATATATGAATGACAACATTCCTGGAATTTTCAATACTGTGTCTGTACTGATCAAGCCAGTTTCTCAGTTCAGATATTCGGTATCCCTCCGGTCCCCTGCCTCCTTGGTACACAACCTTGTTGTCCTGGAGTATATAAAGTCTATCGAAATACGCTCCGTACGCGGCATTTGACGAATTCTCCATACTGTCTGCGACCACAAGACAACCCGGCACTTCTTGGTTCATCAACTCTGCCGCTCTCAGTCTGTCCTCAAGACAACGGTGTTGGGGGATTTGGTATGGCGCATCGGAGCTCACCCATCCATCTGACGGATGCGCCTCCTCTATATACACAACAACGGAGTCTGCTATATCAGCGTATTGGTTTATAACCCGCTGGAACGCCTTCAGGCGTGTCATAAATGGTGGTCAGGTACAACTACCAAAGTTTAGAATTAGTGGTCTCTTGCCTTTCGCATAGTCAAGAATCCGGGTTGGTTTTCGGTCTCCAAGCTGCACAACTTCGGTGTTGGGTGCTTCGTGTCCCAGGTGCGCCGATTTAAAGAAGTCCAGTTTATGCCCGTGCCAGACCGCTTTCAGCGACTCCAGGCTGAACATCCGATTAGAATCAGAGATACACAGAGGTGGATCATCCGCGTTTCCCTCGGTCTCCCGCATTTTGAACAGCATTTTCCTTACGCACAGAAAATCGAGGAACCAGAGCATGACCGCAGCCACCAGGAAGCGAGGCAGCAAAATAAGACAAATGACTGCATTTTTAAGTGCCTTGATGGTTTTCATGCCGAACGGGGGTGGCGCGACCACCGTGTTTAGGCCTGGCTACAGGAGACTTGAGTGGCTGTGTTATCATCTGTTCTGATCCTCTGCACTTAAGTTCTTGACTGCACACAAGTTCCCTTTTTATAGGACTGGGATGAGGATTTGAATGAAACACACTCCGCCTCCAACCTTGACCGACCCCTCACATGGTGGGGATTACCTCCCATTAACTTGTGTTGGTGATGTAAGGGATAGGGAAATGTAACCTAACTAGTTTCTGAAGACTAATTTATGAGAAATACATAGGAAACACTTCGGAACAACATAACACATTCATTAATATCGAACACCCGATAATATCTTACCTGTTGAGCTTACAGGCTATATGTATGCCACTGGCACGTTTAGGTTAATTGATTGCGCATAGGTTTTACACATTTCTCGCATAAATAGAATTTAATCAATACAATAACACTTCTAATAACGGGCCCCAATAACATAATCTGAATTTAAGGATGCTGCCATGAAAATAACTCGTAtcatattaatatataataaaccAATATTTTTAATCCCGCACAGATAATACTGCACAGAATAATGTATAGCCTACACTGGATCAACAAGGCCTACTTGCCAAAGCATAGGCTATTCGTTGCACTGTGACACTCTATATAAGACAAAATAAGCGTGAAGACAAACAACTAGCATTGCACATCGCAGACCTGTCCTGATGTATTATGTGAATGTTTAGCCTTTAGCATAGGTTAGTTGTGGTTATTCTGCTTTGTATTGTCCTGCTTTGTTGCTGTCTAGGAGCAGGTGCTTTATTTTCACCAAGCGCATAGGAAAATCACTAGACGGCGCTGGTGATTGCCACAAGAACAGGGAGACTATTCAGAGGGGTGCGGAAAACACTTAGAGCAAACATATTCGCTTTACTTGATAGCGAAAAAAACTATTGTAAAGAGAAAGTTAATGTGACCGTGATGTAGCCTACGAAAGGGTGCACAATAGACGATGATCATCTTCGTTGGAGAGTTACATGCACTCAATGATCAGTGGTAATAAATTCAAACTTCTTTATGGATGAGATAATATTTAATAACAAACTATTTATTTCGGTATATTAAAATGTAATTGTTATTAACAATCTGTCTAGCAGTATTTTTCCCAAATATATAATAAACCCAATGAAATAAAGCCAGTTTACGCTCCAAATTACGCGCGGGATCTAAGAGATAGAAAGTGGATGAATCGTCTCTGAAGTCTTCCAGTACATATTAAGTGTGTGATGTCCTTGAAGCTAAAACAGGTAGCCTTCTCAAAACGTCAAAGCCTTCTGAGCAGCGATGGTTTTCAGTGTGGATAGACTAGTGTTTTAGCTAAGATGCAAAAATGACACAATGCGGAGGATCGGCTAAAGGAACAAACATTAAAACGGAGGCATATTGTGAATATTTAAAACAATCACAGGATTTGATTGCAGCAAAGTGTATGACCACACTCTTGAATGAGTTAACAGTGGAAacgaatcaatcaatcaattagaATACTGTTGAGAGTAGGATTTAGTTCTAACTCTCTTTCAATTGCTAAACTAATCAATGGATAGACTATAGTTGGGTTAAGATCAGCCTTTATTAAAACAGTCGGGTTTAATTTAACTGCGACCCCACACAAATATGGTGAACGTGTAGGGACTATCCACACCACAGTGCAGCCTACACCTGAAATGTATTACGTAATAAGATTTAATAAGAAAACGCATTTCAATAACCTGACATGTAATGATACAATTTGTAcatgttatttaattatttaagaGGTGATTTCTGAGGACGTAGATGTATCCCAAGATTGTCATTAAGTTGTcttgtgtagagagagagagacagagagagagagagagactgttaaCACTTGAGTACTGCATGGAAAAAACGTTGAGATTGAACTCCTATTCACCTATTATCTATGTACTTGGCAAATGTATTATTTAATCACATTTTGATGACATAACCACTCTTGACAATGTGAAGGTCAAGGTAAAGGTATAAAGTACTACTCTATACCCCCCATCTTTGCACATAGTATAGCAGCTTCTAGTACAGTAAGTAGATGGTGAGTTCAATGTATTTGATTTTTCACAATTTAAtcaattaattattatattaatgaTAAAACATCTTTCACAACATTGTGTTTCAAgtaattgaatttccccttggggatcaataaagtatccatctatctatcttcacAACACTTTGCATGTATCAAAATTatattgcatactgtaactctTCATACGTCTGAGGttatacactaccggtcaaaagtttggggtcacttagaaatttccattccactccattatagaataccagctgagatcagttgcattgtttttttttaatcaggccagcagttttcagattacattatgtgcttacaaaAGGGTTCTCGGCTgttggctgatctttaatgcaatatctacatcgCCCATTAACAGTAACCATTTATCCAATGTTCCAAGCCAcgttctgtttactaatctgatgtGATTTTAAAAGACTAACTgcgaaaacattggagaacccttttgcaatttcTAAGTgacaaacttttgaccggtaggtAGAACCAATAGTATCCCAATATACACCATGGATGCCATGGATGATATTTATGACAACATTCACCTAATATGTGACTGTGAGATGTGTCTAAAAAGGACAATATCAGATTTCGGTGATCCATAAATGACCTTAGTGCTTAGTTAGCATATGAGAACATCTGCAGTGTCCCTTGAGAGGCacacactacaataattcatGTATGATCCATGTGAGGTATCACTCAAGTTAAAACATCTGTCAGGAGCTAATCTTTAAATGCTCATAAGTGCATGTTTATTGCAGTTGCTAATTATCTGGCATCACTTCACTCTGGAGTTTTGTCAGTTCCAAACCTGTTGCTCAGTTGTGGGTAGGTTGCTTCTGTTGCCTTTGGCGAGCTAATCGACTGTGTTCTTTCATTCCATGCCAATGTACAACCACAGAGAACAAATAGCTCAAATGATCTTTGTTGTCAACTTAAGTGTCAAATGATGTCTGTTGTGACAATCCCTCATGGGCAGCATTGATAACTGTGTTTCTCTTGCCTGATGCTTTCCTACCATCCAGCCAATT
Above is a genomic segment from Alosa alosa isolate M-15738 ecotype Scorff River chromosome 19, AALO_Geno_1.1, whole genome shotgun sequence containing:
- the dio3a gene encoding iodothyronine deiodinase 3a is translated as MKTIKALKNAVICLILLPRFLVAAVMLWFLDFLCVRKMLFKMRETEGNADDPPLCISDSNRMFSLESLKAVWHGHKLDFFKSAHLGHEAPNTEVVQLGDRKPTRILDYAKGKRPLILNFGSCTUPPFMTRLKAFQRVINQYADIADSVVVYIEEAHPSDGWVSSDAPYQIPQHRCLEDRLRAAELMNQEVPGCLVVADSMENSSNAAYGAYFDRLYILQDNKVVYQGGRGPEGYRISELRNWLDQYRHSIENSRNVVIHI